The genomic segment TATTTATGCGACGAAAATTTGGGGAGTTGAGACTTCATAACTGCATTTGTCAAACACTTAAAACGGAGCGGACGGGATATGGCTCGAACTTTTAGTTTTGATTTTATGAAAGAATGGTGTATTGAGAATCCGTTTTGGAGGTATAAGTTTCCGGAGTTGAGTTTTAATTATGATTATTTAGTTATCTAGAATTTTAACTTTATTCCAAATGTCTTCTTCAATTTCAACCATTCCAGATTTATTAACTTCGTCAAGTCTATTAAGATTATTATCTCCTGGCACAATGACATGTTCTCCTTTTTTTGGTCTTTGTTGGCGAATTTCTCTGTTGAACTCTGAAATTTCATTTTTAAAAGATTGAATACTGCCGAAAGCCTCAATATTTATTACTATAATGAATCCTCCATGATCCTCATTTACATATCCTGGATCCATCTTGTTGCTCAACTTAGCCCCTACAAGAGCTCCAGTCATTATTTCAATTAGATAGTTTATATTATACCCTTTGTAATTGCCGCCCATAGGTAAAATATTTGAAGTACCGTCTTCTGCTAATGCTTTATTTGCATCTCTAGTTACATTTCCTTCTGTATCAACCGCTGAATTTTCTCTTAAATCTTTATTATCTTTTTTACAATTACATATTTCGAAATATGTGATCTGGGATGTGGCCATGTCAACGACGATTTCTCCTTCTGACGTCGGGAAAGCGTATGAGATCGGATTCGTTCCAAGTAATCCGCAGGTTCCATTGATGGGGACAACACCCAAAGGACCCCCATTATATCCTGCTAATGCAAAATAACCTCTCTTTGCAATTCCTTGTGTCCATGTATGAAGTGTATGCATTCCACCTGAATTATCAAATCCAAGAATACTAATCCCTGTTGTACTTGCTTTTTCTATGAGCGTATCGTGAATCCATTTTATCTTGAATGTCATTGGAAGATTATGAAAGTCTATGTGTAATAGGCTGGGCATATCTTGTACGATTTCTATTGCATTCATCTTATATTTTTCTTGTCGCTCTGTATCCGATAGGATCTCATCTTTAGTACATTTGATCTAGGATATTTTCTGACATAAGCTTCGGATAGTTCTTTTGAAAAGTACTCAGCTTCTTCTTCGGAAACATATTTTAGTGCTACTTTCCGTAGTTTATCTTGCAACTCATCTAATTTAACTTGCATTATTATTGTTTTACAAATTATTTATATAACTGTTAAATTATAGCACAAATCGTTTTGGCTCGAACTGTCCAAATGTTGAGAAAATCGAGTACTAATAATACTAACTGAGTAATACAAAGAAACCATGTCCGTTCACCCCAAAACACAAAAATGCTGATATTACGAGGATATTTTAAGCTGGCGGGGTGGACGGAATCAGGCTCGAACTTATAGTTTCAACTTTTTAAGAGATGGTCGTTACAGAATCCGTTTTGGAGGTATGATGTGCCGAAGGTGAGTTTTG from the Candidatus Dojkabacteria bacterium genome contains:
- a CDS encoding Ldh family oxidoreductase; amino-acid sequence: MNAIEIVQDMPSLLHIDFHNLPMTFKIKWIHDTLIEKASTTGISILGFDNSGGMHTLHTWTQGIAKRGYFALAGYNGGPLGVVPINGTCGLLGTNPISYAFPTSEGEIVVDMATSQITYFEICNCKKDNKDLRENSAVDTEGNVTRDANKALAEDGTSNILPMGGNYKGYNINYLIEIMTGALVGAKLSNKMDPGYVNEDHGGFIIVINIEAFGSIQSFKNEISEFNREIRQQRPKKGEHVIVPGDNNLNRLDEVNKSGMVEIEEDIWNKVKILDN